The DNA sequence AATCCGTTCGAGCCGGGGTTCTTCACCGACCCGTACTCGCGTTACCGGGCACTCCGGGAAGGTGACCCGGTCCACCACAGTCCCCTGGGCTTGTGGATGCTCTTCCGCCACGACGACATCGTCGGCCTGCTGCGGGATCCGGCGCTGAGCGTCGAGCCCGAGAATGCAGCGCCAACGCTGCGAGCCCAGGTGTTCCAGGAGGTGGCCGGCGAGCGCGCCATGCGCCGGCCGCGGGCCATCCTGAGCCTCGACCCTCCCGACCACACGAGGCTGCGGCGCCTCGTCTCCAAGGCGTTCACTCCAAAACGGGTCGAGGCGCTGCGGCCACGGGTTGAGCAGCTCGTGAACGAGGCGCTCGACCGCGTGGCGCCGGGGGCCACGATGGACGTGATCTCCGACCTGGCCTACCCGCTGCCGTTCACCGTGATCTGCGAGCTCCTGGGAATGCCCGAGGGCGAGCGCGATCAGCTGCGGGAGGCGTCGCACACGCTGGCCGGGACGCTCGACCCCATCCTGAGCCCCGAGCAGATCGAGGCCGCCATGCGGGCCTCCGATCTGATCCGTGCGTATGTGACCGACGTCGTGGCGTGGAAGCGTGCCAACCCCGCCGACGATCTCCTCTCGGCCCTCGTCGGGGCCGAGGAGGAGGGCGACCGGCTGTCCCAGGCCGAGCTCCTCGACCAGGTCGTGCTGCTCTACATCGCCGGACACGAGACAACCGTCAACCTGATCGGGAACGGCAGCCTGGCCCTGCTCCGCAACCGGGCCGCCTACGAGCAACTGGGCGCCGACGCCGATCTCGCCGTCAACGCCGTCGAGGAACTGCTTCGCTACGACAGCCCGGTGCAGTTCTCCCGGCGCGTCACCCTCGCAGACCTGAAGATCGGCGACCGGCTCATCGAAGCCGGAAGCTTCGTGCTCACCTGCCTGGGCTCGGCCAACCACGATCCGGGTCGATGGGGTGAGGACGCCGACCGCCTCTCGCTCACCAGGCCGGGCGCGGCCCAGCACGTCTCCTTCGGCAGCGGGATCCATCACTGTCTGGGCGCGGCACTGGCCCGGTTGGAGGGCCAGGTGGCGTTGCGCACGCTGGCCCAGCGTTTCCCGGCCGCGGAGCTCGAGGACGAGCCCGAGGCATGGAACGGCAGGATCGTGCTGCGGGGCCTCGACCGTCTTCCCGTATCA is a window from the Acidimicrobiales bacterium genome containing:
- a CDS encoding cytochrome P450; the encoded protein is MPTTELPAFNPFEPGFFTDPYSRYRALREGDPVHHSPLGLWMLFRHDDIVGLLRDPALSVEPENAAPTLRAQVFQEVAGERAMRRPRAILSLDPPDHTRLRRLVSKAFTPKRVEALRPRVEQLVNEALDRVAPGATMDVISDLAYPLPFTVICELLGMPEGERDQLREASHTLAGTLDPILSPEQIEAAMRASDLIRAYVTDVVAWKRANPADDLLSALVGAEEEGDRLSQAELLDQVVLLYIAGHETTVNLIGNGSLALLRNRAAYEQLGADADLAVNAVEELLRYDSPVQFSRRVTLADLKIGDRLIEAGSFVLTCLGSANHDPGRWGEDADRLSLTRPGAAQHVSFGSGIHHCLGAALARLEGQVALRTLAQRFPAAELEDEPEAWNGRIVLRGLDRLPVSPWG